The genomic window ATGTGCGAGCAGGCGCGCCTGCGCTGCGCGCCCATCATGGAGCAGTTCAACTTCGGCTGGCCCGACTCGCTCGACTGCGCGCGGCTGCCCACGCGCAACGACCCGCACGCGCTGTGCATCGAGGCGCCCGAGAACGCCACGGCCGGCCCGGCCGAGCCGCACAAGGGCCTGGGCATGCTGCCCGTGGCGCCGCGGCCCGCGCGGCCCCCCGGCGacgcggccccgggccccggcggcggcggtggcgcgggcggcgcgggcggcggcggcgcgtgcGAGAACCCCGAGAAGTTCCAGTACGTGGCCAAGAGCCGCTCGTGCGCGCCGCGCTGCGGCCCGGGCGTCGAGGTGTTCTGGTCGCGGCGGGACAAGGACTTCGCGCTGGTGTGGATGGCCGTGTGGTCGGCGCTGTGCTTCTTCTCCACCGCCTTCACCGTGCTCACCTTCCTGCTGGAGCCGCACCGCTTCCAGTACCCCGAGCGCCCCATCATCTTCCTGTCCATGTGCTACAACGTCTACTCGCTGGCCTTCCTCATCCGCGCCGTGGCCGGGGCGCAGAGCGTGGCCTGCGACCAGGAGGCGGGCGCCCTCTACGTGATCCAGGAGGGCCTGGAGAACACGGGCTGCACCCTGGTCTTCCTGCTGCTCTATTACTTCGGCATGGCCAGCTCGCTCTGGTGGGTGGTGCTGACGCTCACCTGGTTCCTCGCCGCTGGCAAAAAGTGGGGCCACGAGGCCATCGAGGCCCACGGTAGCTACTTCCACCTGGCTGCCTGGGGCCTCCCGGCGCTCAAGACCATTGTCATCCTGACGCTGCGCAAGGTGGCCGGGGACGAGCTGACCGGGCTCTGCTATGTGGCCAGCATGGACGCAGCGGCGCTCACGGGCTTCGTGCTGGTGCCCCTCTCCTGCTACCTAGTGCTGGGCACCAGCTTCCTCCTGACGGGCTTCGTGGCCCTCTTCCACATCCGCAAGATCATGAAGACGGGCGGCACCAACACGGAGAAGCTGGAGAAGCTCATGGTCAAGATTGGCGTCTTCTCCATCCTCTACACCGTGCCGGCCACCTGCGTCATCGTGTGCTACGTCTATGAGCGCCTCAACATGGACGTGTGGCACCTGCGGGCCACGGAGCagccatgcgtggcggccaccaCGCCCGGGGGCCGGAGGGACTGCTCGCTGCAGGGGGGCTCCGTGCCCACCGTGGCCGTGTTCATGCTCAAGATCTTCATGTCGCTGGTGGTGGGGATCACCAGCGGCGTCTGGGTGTGGAGCTCCAAGACCTTTCAGACCTGGCAGAGCCTGTGCCACCGCAAGATGGCAGCCGGCCGGGCCCGGGCCAAGGCCTGCCGGGCTCCCGGGGGCTACGGTCACGGCCCGCACTGCCATTACAAGGCTCCTACCGTGGTGTTGCACATGACTAAGACAGATCTCTCTCTGGAGAACCCCACACATCTCTAGGGACACGGGGCGGCCCCAGGCGGCTGTTGCCCCCTGCCAGCCTCCCCCACTCGCCGGAGGAAACAGCTGAGGAACAGCTGCCCAGCTGTCAGGTCAGGCAAGTGAGCACCAGGGGCCCCCGAGGCGGGTGGGGAGATGCCTTCCAGCCTCAGCAGTCCAGGCCCCGGTGGGACTCGACTCCCCcgaaggggtgggggcagctgccgagtccccacagggctgggggcagcgtGAGGACGGGAGGAGGGCCGAGGGGGCCGGTCCAGCAGGGAGTTTATTTAATGATGTAATTTATTGTTGCATCCCTGTGCTGTGACTGGAATAAAGGCCTTGTGGCACCACTGAGTCCTCTGTGTGGGGAGCAGAGCCGGGGTGGGTGTAGGGGACCCCCCGTCAGGACCACACCCAAGGTGCAACTTGGGTCTTGAGTGCAGGGGTCGGTCATCACCCCATAGGCTGTCTCGGAGGTAACCAGTCCTGCTTCCCCAACAGACTGGGATGCTGGCTCGGTGGGGGGCTCTGAAGGCCCTGGGATACGCCCCCCAAAACGCACTGTAGTCTCTGGGGCCTGCGGGCAAATCCTTCTCAGTGACGTTCCTCGCCTGTAGAAAATGGGGCGTCAGCCTCTCTAGGGCTCCCACGGAAGCCATGGTCCCTGGGTGGAGCGCGGTTGGGGCCGGAGGCAGCAGATGTGGGCATGAAGAATGGGAACCCCCGGGtcccagagccacagcacagcggggagggcgtttgccttgcacgcaggcgacctgagtttgatccctggcatcccatatggtcccccgagcaccaccaggagtgattcctgagtgcagagccgggagtaactctTGAAcgttgctgggcatgacccaaatggcctaacaaaaataaaagaatgggagGCCTGGGGCACAGTGGGCACATGTCAacagcccagggcaggggcaggtgcAGTGGGAGCTCACCCACTCACCTGCCAACCAGGTGTGTGCGCGGaggcggggtgctcagggcagcaGGGCCTGTCCCATCTGTCCACTGTAAGGGGCCACCAGCCAATGAGGATGGTGGCTCCTGTCCCTGGGGCCTCATTCGAGGCGGCTGAAGGCCAACACCTTCTGGCACCCACCACCTACCTCACAGGTCCCTGACACTGTTCGGGGAGGAAACCCCCAAGATAGCCCAGCGCTGAGTCGAGGGgctgacccccgccccgccccccttcctTTTCCCCAGAGCTCAGTGAAGGCGACACGCCCAAGCGGGAAGCGGGGCGCTGCATTGCAGAGCCGAGGGTGTTCCGGGGGCTGGAGGAAGGCAGCAGGCAGTGGGCACCAAGAGGGCCCCAGCCAGGGCGGGCGGCCCCGCTGAGGCcctgagacccccctcccccagctccattTCCCAGACAGCACCACAGGCGGGCGGGGAGCAGCAGGTGTAGAGAGGGAAAcacaggggcaccccagagccgCACAGAATGCCTCAGAAGCCACGCCCGCCTGTGCTGGGCCCCCCGGGGGTCAGCGGTCACAGGGCGTGTGCAGGACCCAAGTGTGCATTTGTTCCTGCTTCGGGACgggtgacccccaccccacaccccggtGTGGACGCCTGGCTTCCTGGCTAGCTGGAGACAAGAATCCCCAGTTTAGAATGTGGAGCCAGGCAAAGGCGCTGGATTCCGGACAGGAATGGCAATTCACTGGAGTCAGCGAAAGATGCACCCAAAGATCCCACCCGCACTGGAGGGAGAAGCCCAGCAGCCTAAGGGGTGTCTGGGACACATCCCCGCCCCCGTCCAGGCCCGCATGTGGTCAGCACTGTCTGCCAGTGCTGGCCGCctccaacccccccgcccccccgctccAGCGAGCAGCTCGGCCTCGACCCCGCAGCACACCATCTCCTGGGGGTGCAGGACCCCAGGTCCCGAGCACGTGGCCACAAATACACCGAcgagccccgcccccagctctccAACTACAGGGACAAACAGATCTGCTGAACCACATCTTCTTTATAAACACAAGtacataatatttatttgaaattccaATTTATTACAAGTTTACCCTTTCGCGGGGCCCTTCCTCCTCAAAGAcgatttaaaaaacaacaaacagctCAGGTGTCACGAGGCGGGACTGCGATTCTCACTGCGACAAGTACAGGCGGGGAGAGGCCGGCAGGCGGGCGGTGGTGGCACAAGGCAGCCTAGTCAGTGCTAACTCGGCCCGCAGAGGGGGTCGCTCGCCCCAGCAATGGCAACGGGCCCATCCCGTCGTCCCGGTTAGGTTCTGGGTGAGAGGCTCcatttatgctcagggcttgtggGTTGCAAAACCCTGGGCGGCTGCTTTTCCCTTAACCTAAGTAGGTGCCCAAGCGCTTCCAACTTTCCCGCCAGCAGCTGACGGGTAGGAGATCCAACCCTGCTTCGTGTTTTTCTAGAAACGTGCCACAAAGGGGCAAGGGGTCTGCAGAGCTCTGCCTAAAGCCCACCCCAGCACTGAGTGTGGGGGGAAGGCTGGTCTGAGCTGCTCCTGTCTCCCTGCCAGCCCCGACTCGGACCCCAAGATGCGGGTTTCAAGGGAGTCCCAAGGCGGAGGTGAaatgtgaggggaggggaggtaggaGTGGGGAGGCCACacagccccccagagcccccccactCGCCTCTAGAGCCTCCATGCCGACTTCTCGCAGGTGAGCGGGTGCAGGTGGGAGGGTGGGCGAGAAGCGACCACATTACCATAGAAATGACTGTACATGTGCCACAGCAAGGACGCGGACAGACACGGTGTCCTTTAGACAGCAGCGCTGCTGGAACAAGCAACTTGGAATAGCTAGAAAAGTCCATtacaaaattaaacatttcaaTCTTCCTGCTTCTCTTGTGCTCCCCTAAGAGCGTCTCCGGTTCGTGGGTGGGCTAGGCTCCAACACCCTCTTCCGGCCAGAGGCATCCTGGTCAGGCCCGTCATGACCGGATGAAGCAGGACCCCGGTCTCTAGGTGAAGTGccttcagtttttccttttttttttcttttttcttttttaaaccctTTTGTGTTTTTGGAAGGAGGTAAAGTGGGATGGGGagcggggaagggaaggggggggatgggatggtcAGGGATGGCCCCAGGGCATGTCCCTTTGCTCTGCCAAGATGGTGATGCTGGTGACCAGAGAATTCCGTATAGCACTGACACGCCACTGcaagggccagggcagaggggacGACGCGGCGGGCACGAGGTCATCAAGAACTAGAGGGACAAGTTCGGGGGGGCTCCtgggccctccccgccctcccctatGGCATACAGAAACCCCCAGAGCCCAGAGGCTTGGCACTGCTGCGGTGACCCGTGGGGAGGGACCTCGGGAACAAAGACAGGAGGGGACCGGGCTCCCGGGCACAGCCGCCCCTCGCGCTCTTCCCGGACACTTAGGCGGAGAAAAAGAAGGTCACGAACACCCACCACTCGCTTCTGCCACCAAACCCACACGGGGCTCCGCGCTCGCGCCTCCGTGGGAGGCCGCGGCCCTGCTGGGCTCCTGTGCGCTCTCCCttcctgggcccctcccccctccctgctctcccctcGGTCCCCCCACCCCGACGTCAGCGCCCTCACCACGGCCCTGCCTACTTCTTCTGTCTTCGGCCCCTGGACTGCCCCGCAGGCTCCAGCCCACCGTCCCCCTCGTCCTCGGCAGGGCGCTCAGGGAACTTCTTGCGTTTCCGGCGCACGTAGGGGTGGCCGGGCAGGTGTTTGCGCAGCAGCGCCAGCAGGCACTCTTCGGTCTTGGCCGTGCACTCCAGCACGGGGCTGCCCCGGCAGTTGTACAGCTCGGCGTTGGCGAACACCTGCTTCATGTCGCTGAGAAACTCCTGCACCGAGCGGTAGTTCCCACAGGAGCATTTGTTCCGCATCGTCTGGAAGTCCATGGGGTGCGTGACCACGTCATAGTAGTCCTCCGCCTCGTCACGTGTCACGGGCTCCCTGGGAGAACCAGAAAGCCAGTGAGCAAGCCACACGCCAGACAGGACAGGCCGCCCGGGCCTGGGGGTGGCCAGCGGGGGGAGGCCAGGTCACATCCTGACGGAAGGGGGTCAGGGAGCTCCCCGAGGGGCAGGTTCCCGCACCCTTCCCCCCCGCCAGCTGCCCTCAAGGGCTCACCGGAAGGGCCAGCTGAAGCGGTACTTGATGACCTTGTGCAGGATCTCCTCGCACTTCTGCaactccaggctctgcctccGGGAGCTCCGCTTGGTCTGCAGCACCTGCACCAAAGGCGGGAGTGCAAGGCTGCTCAGGACCCGGAGACGAGCGGCACACGGGAAGGGGCTGAATAAAAACCGGTGGCCagggcgacagtacagcaggcaggcgcttgccctgcacggcgagcgccaccaggagtggcccctctgCACTGCAGCTGCGACCATGTGCTGAAGCCCAACGGGCTGGCCGTAAGGCAAGgggagtgccttaacccctgactATCCTTCCAGCTCAGAACAAGTAAACACAAGTAGGCTGAAGGCACCGGGGAGggtgccccccactcccagcaccactaggggCGTTCTGTCTCCCCCATGCAGAATTATACAAGGATGAGAGCCCGGCCACTGGGGGCGGGAGGATCAAAGCCTTGTGCCATAAGTTGGAGCAGCTGCTCACTTGCTCCCCCTGGTGGGAGCGACCAGAGTGGCAGAGGATTCTCTGAGAGCAGATGGATCTGGGTGGATATGGGTCAGTCTTGGGGACCACCAGAAAGCCAAG from Sorex araneus isolate mSorAra2 chromosome 4, mSorAra2.pri, whole genome shotgun sequence includes these protein-coding regions:
- the FZD9 gene encoding frizzled-9 — translated: MAGPPARRALLLLLGPLLAAGGAALEIGRFDPDRGRAPAPCQAVEIPMCRGIGYNLTRLPNLLGHTSQGEAAAELAEFAPLVQYGCHRHLRFFLCSLYAPMCTDQVSTPIPACRPMCEQARLRCAPIMEQFNFGWPDSLDCARLPTRNDPHALCIEAPENATAGPAEPHKGLGMLPVAPRPARPPGDAAPGPGGGGGAGGAGGGGACENPEKFQYVAKSRSCAPRCGPGVEVFWSRRDKDFALVWMAVWSALCFFSTAFTVLTFLLEPHRFQYPERPIIFLSMCYNVYSLAFLIRAVAGAQSVACDQEAGALYVIQEGLENTGCTLVFLLLYYFGMASSLWWVVLTLTWFLAAGKKWGHEAIEAHGSYFHLAAWGLPALKTIVILTLRKVAGDELTGLCYVASMDAAALTGFVLVPLSCYLVLGTSFLLTGFVALFHIRKIMKTGGTNTEKLEKLMVKIGVFSILYTVPATCVIVCYVYERLNMDVWHLRATEQPCVAATTPGGRRDCSLQGGSVPTVAVFMLKIFMSLVVGITSGVWVWSSKTFQTWQSLCHRKMAAGRARAKACRAPGGYGHGPHCHYKAPTVVLHMTKTDLSLENPTHL